The proteins below come from a single Triticum aestivum cultivar Chinese Spring chromosome 5D, IWGSC CS RefSeq v2.1, whole genome shotgun sequence genomic window:
- the LOC123126182 gene encoding uncharacterized protein — protein sequence MDDEKDKIIRKENTDKAKRHVWKSSEDKILLNILKDQSLQGGKEGTGYTKKAWRDILGQFNDSRVEKLELQQLKNRHKYYRSCYSTMDRLLKLTGFGWDDDDKMIKASEEIWEELIKKDKSLQEYRDKVWPSWVDLQAICATSTASGAGAVSSKGKDAAYTSKSSQIDLNMDVEVHEIDSDENDISPGVFMKKSTTIEQEKKKSTGSGSKETGRGQKRTADDAISAIDRLADASLSIAEAKKTVAQQNEAYSVKSCMAILKSMSNLDPKEKLKAVKAFTDDPSNQVPSKILGDARFYPYFKNCLGAIDGTHIEAKIRLDKQTPYRNRHHYPSQNVMAAVSFDMTFSYVAAGWEGSASDQAVLRWAVTSGGLVVPEGKFYLVDSGYANTPKFIAPYCGDRYHIASFRGCNRRYTGEKDLFNHVHAQLQNIVERTFGVLKARFPILSRKGGIPYPYRTQVKIVMACRIIHNFIRKVNEPDELFELYEHGETQENVDHGDQQVRGQAREDDRVAGERVRAGIAQQLWTNHQRRVNRQQQDD from the exons ATGGATGATGAGAAGGACAAAATAATTAGGAAGGAAAACACAGATAAAGCTAAGCGCCATGTATGGAAATCTTCAGAGGACAAAATACTACTCAATATATTGAAAGATCAAAGTCTACAGGGAGGAAAAGAAGGAACAGGTTACACAAAGAAAGCATGGCGTGATATCTTAGGACAATTCAACGATTCAAGGGTAGAGAAACTTGAATTACAACAACTGAAAAATCGTCATAAGTACTACAGGAGTTGCTACAGTACCATGGACAGACTTCTAAAACTCACGGGATTTGGTTGGGACGATGATGATAAAATGATAAAAGCTTCAGAAGAAATTTGGGAGGAACTGATTAAG AAGGATAAGTCACTACAGGAATATCGAGATAAGGTGTGGCCTAGTTGGGTAGATCTTCAAGCCATATGTGCTACTTCAACAGCATCTGGAGCTGGTGCTGTATCTAGCAAAGGAAAAGATGCTGCATATACAAGCAAATCTTCACAGATTGATCTCAATATGGATGTTGAAGTTCATGAGATTGATTCTGATGAAAACGATATTTCCCCTGGTGTCTTCATGAAGAAGTCAACTACCATTGAGCAAGAAAAAAAGAAGTCCACTGGAAGTGGATCAAAAGAAACTGGAAGAGGGCAAAAACGGACAGCCGACGATGCCATATCAGCAATTGACCGCCTTGCAGATGCATCACTTAGCATTGCTGAAGCGAAGAAAACAGTAGCACAACAAAATGAAGCTTACTCGGTTAAATCATGTATGGCAATATTAAAGAGTATGAGTAATCTAGATCCCAAAGAGAAACTAAAAGCGGTCAAGGCATTTACAGATG ATCCAAGCAATCAAGTCCCATCCAAAATATTGGGTGACGCAAGGTTCTACCCATATTTCAAG AACTGTCTAGGAGCAATTGACGGGACACACATTGAGGCGAAAATCAGGCTTGATAAGCAAACTCCTTACAGAAATAGGCATCATTATCCGTCTCAAAATGTAATGGCAGCAGTGTCATTTGACATGACATTCTCTTATGTCGCTGCTGGATGGGAGGGTTCTGCATCGGATCAAGCTGTTCTACGATGGGCTGTTACTAGTGGGGGTTTGGTTGTTCCTGAAG GCAAGTTTTATCTTGTTGATTCAGGCTATGCAAATACTCCAAAATTTATTGCCCCATATTGCGGAGATCGCTATCATATTGCTTCTTTTCGTGGATGTAATCGGAGATATACTGGTGAGAAGGATTTGTTCAACCATGTGCATGCACAGCTGCAGAACATTGTGGAACGAACCTTTGGTGTTCTGAAAGCTCGTTTTCCAATTCTAAGTAGGAAAGGAGGAATTCCTTATCCATATAGAACCCAAGTTAAAATTGTTATGGCTTGTcgcatcatccacaacttcataagGAAGGTTAATGAGCCTGATGAGTTGTTTGAGCTTTACGAGCATGGGGAAACacaagaaaatgttgaccatggTGATCAACAAGTTCGTGGGCAAGCAAGAGAAGATGATCGAGTTGCTGGTGAGAGAGTTCGTGCTGGCATCGCTCAACAATTGTGGACTAATCATCAACGACGTGTGAACCGACAACAACAAGATGATTAA